The sequence TTTTAGCGCGTGTTTGCTCTAAGTCGGCAAACACAGTGTCGAGTAATGTCACAATGCGTTTTTGTTCTTCTACATCGAGAGGGAATTCTAATTCAAGATCCTTAAGCGATGAGTTTGAAATTACAGGCTGTGCAGCCTGCCGAGCAAGACTTCGTAAATTGTTAAAATTCAACAAGTAAGTTAAAAATTTATTATCAAAATCATACTTTTCATCTATGATCTTAAAGGCATTGTCTGTTAACCAAATATCTTCAGTAATATGCCTCGCATTGCCACATAAGGCACCTACACGACCAACAATTACATTATCGCCAGAAAGGTTGAAAGTATTATGAGTACCTGCTTGAGAGTTACCACCAAATACAGGGTAATCACCAGCTATCATATTTTTTGCAGTAAGACCGTCACCACTTTTCAGTTTAAAACAGTCTTTAAGCTTCTTGCGTACCCAACCTTGATTCATAACAACCCCTGAATCTTAGCCAAAATCGCTTCAGATTCTTTATCTAATGCAATGATGTCATCAATAATCACGTTAGGCTCACGCAGCGGTACTGCTTCCTCGGTATTTGGGTTTTTAATCGATAGATCATAAGTGCTTTCATCAACATCGCTAATGGCAATTGACCATGACTTATCAGAGTCACCTTTTTTCAAATCGCTCATGGCTGCTTTTTGAAGCACTACAAACTCTTCTAAATCTTTATCGTTTAGTGGGTTTGTTTTGCCCATGTTACGACCGACATTTAGCTCGTAGAACCATGTATTAAGCGTTGGTTCGCCTTTGGTAAAGAACAGCACAACGGTTTTTACTC is a genomic window of Vibrio sp. FE10 containing:
- a CDS encoding N-6 DNA methylase: MGSTTPGGRAAVVIKNTFLSNTDNAAIKLRKELLENCNLHTVLDCPGGTFLGAGVKTVVLFFTKGEPTLNTWFYELNVGRNMGKTNPLNDKDLEEFVVLQKAAMSDLKKGDSDKSWSIAISDVDESTYDLSIKNPNTEEAVPLREPNVIIDDIIALDKESEAILAKIQGLL